DNA sequence from the Glycine soja cultivar W05 chromosome 18, ASM419377v2, whole genome shotgun sequence genome:
caaccctaaattaaactactaagtgaaatttaacataaagcattcattatgtgattaagcatcacacacaccaattactcataaacgatcattaagcatggaCGTAAATTAAgcatggtgcaaaaagggttaagaaataggagaaaataattgcACATTAATGACTttgcctctttttcacctgaaattgcacatatttcatcattaaatccaatggacatattctagatacagctttatccataaaacaaaatttatttacaaaaatcactaaaaaataatcataaattagggaactatacaagttttggaaaatgatttctatacaaaagttaatcGTATAAGGCGACTGACACCCGCGCTAGCGAAACTCTCGTTGATGTGATATAAGGGAGCTCTTTTTATTTGTGGTCCTTGCTACTGACCCATGCTTCTGCCCCTTCTTTCTAGGGCATTTCTCCTTACGTCGGGGCGTGTAGGCTTATATCCTAGCCCGAACCTTCCGCGGTTCTCTTTGAACTCCACCAAGCTTTCCACGCCATCGCCATTCTGACCCAAACCCCTTTCGGCCTCATACCCGTGCCCTAACATCACGCGAGCTACCATCAAAGCAGCACCGGACGAGTGTGGTTACACCGGGGGAGACTCGACATAGGCATTGCTTACCACTTCCAAAGCTTGGAAGGACATCTCTAAGGATTCATCGACAGCTTCCACATATGGTGTAGAAGAGGGACAACTCACAAGGATGTCTTCCTCCCCGGAGACTATGATTTCCTGCCCTTCTACCATAAACTTCAATCTTTGGTGGAGTGTTGAAGGGACTACCCCGACCGAGTGAATCCAAGGTCGGCCTAAAAAGGAGCTATAGGCCGGGTTGATATCCATCACTTGAAAAGTGATCTGGCATGTGTGGGGGCCAATCTGaattgggagatcgatctcccccCTTATGTCCTCGCGACTACCGTCAAAAGCCCGTCCCACCATGGAGCTCGACCTCAGATGTGATGCATTGAAGGGCAGCTTGTCCAATGTGCTATTGGGCATAACATTAAGTGACGAGCCGTTGTCGATAAGAACCTTGACCATGATGTGATCCAAGCACTTGATGGACACATGCAAGGCCCTATTATGTCCCCGACCCTCGATGGGTATCTCCTCATCGATAAAGGTGAGGCAATTGTTGGCGGTAATATTGTTGATGATGCCCTCGAAGCCCTCCACGGATATGTCTTGGGCGACATGGGCCTCGATCAAGATTTTTACCAACAGttcccgatgaggctcggagttcaTGAGTAGTTCCAACAAGGAGACCCTAGCAAGGGTTTTGTTGAGTTGTTCAATTACCTTGAACTCACTTTGCTGGATAATCCAGAGGAACTCATTTGCTTCCTCGACAGATATCTTCTTTCTGCCAAAGTCTTTCTCTCCGTTAGCAAATCTCTCAGTCGGGATCTCCTCATCGAGAATCGGGCTTGCCTTATCGCCTTTTTCCATGCCTACATTCTCCTTTCCTTTTGTGTCCAAGGGTCGTATCAACGGGTCTGGTGCTGCGAAGATTCGCCCACTACGGGTCACGCCACTCATGCCAGAGATGTTAGTAACTTTGACAGAGCATATGTCATCTCCGACGGACTCgtccttctttccatcgggcTTTTGTGGAGCATACTTCCATGGGACTACCTTGTCACTCTTGTAAGGGAAAGGGACAGGCTTCTTACCCGGGATAGACTGGTAGCCACGGGGCTTGTGCGCGGTAGCATCTCTAGTGAAGtgtatcaccaagggtttgggcttgcTAAGGCTCTTGTCAGCCGATTGCATGTACGCGTGTTGCTCCCCCTCGCTTGCGCCAACAATATCGAACCGACCTTGGTCCATCACGCCTTGCAGCAAACCTTCTGCCTCAGGGCACACTTCTACATCATGGGCCACTCTCGAGTGTATTAAGCAGGCATCTCCCTCACCCCCATCAAAGAAAATGATGCCCGCCTCGTGCAACACCTTTAACATAAACCTCCTCGAGTAGTACTTGTGGGAGTACTTGCGGTTGGTCCTTGACCCTTGTTTTCTCCCTTCGGAACCCTCGAAACAAGCATTGTTGcctaatccgtaaagtttcacaacattcCGGAAGGAAAACGAGCATTGTTGCGTCATCCATAAAAtttcgcaacattccggaaggaAAACAGGTGTCGttgcgtaatccataaagttccgcAACGTTTCAgaaagaaatcaataaaaaaaacacaaaagggggATGTATTAAGTgaaaagggggtgcaaaaagcaaccaggcccacttgggccttcctgaGGGTTCCAAacgaaggcggtgccttctggtggaagcaaccaagctcgcttgggcgagctgggcggcaaccacctctctcttttctcctataaataggggaaggagggcagaGCAAAtgggttcagcccttctggtattgaGAAATCTctcaaaattagtgagaaaaattgtttccgtgaaaaaaatccaagccgaggtgcttccgtaacgctttctAGACGTTTCCGTAAGCGATTTCGTggagattcttcaccgttcttcgttctttcttcgtcgttcttcggtcttcaaccggtaagttcctgaaatcgaatctttcaattcattctatacacccttagtggtccctacttgttttgtgtacttttactTTCATTACGTTTATTTTCCGTACCCTTTTTAACGAGCCTTTAAACGTTTATTTGAATTGTTTCTCaccaaataaatgataaa
Encoded proteins:
- the LOC114397144 gene encoding uncharacterized protein LOC114397144; the encoded protein is MTQQCSFSFRNVVKLYGLGNNACFEGSEGRKQGSRTNRKYSHKYYSRRFMLKVLHEAGIIFFDGGEGDACLIHSRVAHDVEVCPEAEGLLQGVMDQGRFDIVGASEGEQHAYMQSADKSLSKPKPLVIHFTRDATAHKPRGYQSIPGKKPVPFPYKSDKVVPWKYAPQKPDGKKDESVGDDICSVKVTNISGMSGVTRSGRIFAAPDPLIRPLDTKGKENVGMEKGDKASPILDEEIPTERFANGEKDFGRKKISVEEANEFLWIIQQSEFKVIEQLNKTLARVSLLELLMNSEPHRELLVKILIEAHVAQDISVEGFEGIINNITANNCLTFIDEEIPIEGRGHNRALHVSIKCLDHIMVKVLIDNGSSLNVMPNSTLDKLPFNASHLRSSSMVGRAFDGSREDIRGEIDLPIQIGPHTCQITFQVMDINPAYSSFLGRPWIHSVGVVPSTLHQRLKFMVEGQEIIVSGEEDILVSCPSSTPYVEAVDESLEMSFQALEVVSNAYVESPPV